In the Piscinibacter sp. XHJ-5 genome, one interval contains:
- a CDS encoding DNA-binding transcriptional regulator encodes MRSGPKATTRQYKEVRGLTRGLEVLKALNRLPGAIGSTTELARACSIDRTTTKRLLETLRLQGLVRQGERDGQYYLTFEVRRLSEGFEDETWVAQVATPMMHASVRELVWPCDLATAEAGFMVVRESTHRWSALSQHRAMIGEKMPMLVTAVGRAYLTACDDAEREAVLELLGGRGDQWGELARDKRAVRRIMTDTLKRGYAYNDGEWAREADFAAIAVPVLSGGRLLAALNMVFPKAAVSMKDLDARFVPALTRLADSIGKASDAWVNE; translated from the coding sequence ATGCGCAGCGGCCCGAAGGCGACGACGCGGCAGTACAAGGAGGTGCGAGGCCTGACCCGCGGCCTCGAGGTGCTAAAGGCACTGAACCGCTTGCCGGGGGCCATCGGGTCCACCACCGAGCTCGCCCGCGCCTGTTCGATCGACCGCACCACGACCAAGCGGCTGCTCGAAACGCTGCGCCTGCAAGGATTGGTGCGGCAAGGCGAGCGCGACGGCCAGTACTACCTGACCTTCGAGGTGCGCCGCCTGAGCGAAGGCTTCGAGGACGAAACCTGGGTCGCCCAGGTGGCCACGCCGATGATGCATGCATCGGTGCGCGAACTCGTCTGGCCGTGCGACCTTGCGACTGCCGAGGCGGGCTTCATGGTCGTCCGCGAATCGACCCATCGCTGGAGCGCGCTGTCGCAGCACCGCGCGATGATCGGAGAGAAGATGCCGATGTTGGTGACGGCGGTGGGGCGTGCGTACCTGACGGCCTGCGACGACGCCGAGCGAGAAGCCGTGTTGGAGCTGCTAGGCGGACGCGGCGATCAGTGGGGAGAACTGGCGCGCGACAAGCGCGCCGTGCGTCGGATCATGACCGACACGCTCAAGCGCGGGTATGCCTACAACGACGGCGAGTGGGCGCGCGAGGCAGACTTCGCGGCGATCGCCGTCCCGGTCTTGAGCGGCGGACGGCTGCTCGCGGCGCTGAACATGGTGTTTCCAAAGGCCGCGGTGTCGATGAAGGACCTCGATGCCAGGTTCGTACCGGCGCTGACGCGGTTGGCGGACTCGATCGGCAAGGCGAGCGACGCGTGGGTGAACGAGTGA